One Terriglobia bacterium genomic region harbors:
- a CDS encoding alpha/beta hydrolase, with product MPTIKGNGIEIYYEEHGAGEPLVLIQGLSYATPMWHWQVAGLKGYFRVITFDNRGSGQSAKPDIPYSMKMFADDAVGLLDALKIPQTSVLGISMGGIIAQEVALSHPDRVTHLILCSTLYGGATAAQPDPETLAYLAEYQESVSDEISRLEIAYGTAPGFAERHPDRVAALVEFKRQSRPPRFAYFRQLLSAVGYVSEDRLPSLRIPTLIIAGSEDRIISPDNSRRLHQMIPNSRLKVFANAGHHVPIEYPEEFNQAVIEFLDSTPVARRPAS from the coding sequence TTGCCAACCATTAAGGGCAACGGCATTGAGATTTATTACGAGGAGCACGGTGCAGGAGAGCCGCTGGTCCTTATTCAGGGCCTGAGCTATGCCACGCCGATGTGGCATTGGCAGGTCGCCGGGCTAAAGGGTTACTTCCGGGTCATTACCTTCGACAATCGTGGATCGGGTCAATCTGCGAAGCCTGACATTCCGTATTCGATGAAAATGTTTGCCGACGATGCGGTGGGCCTGCTGGATGCACTAAAAATACCTCAGACCAGCGTTCTGGGCATCTCCATGGGGGGGATCATCGCGCAGGAAGTGGCGCTGTCCCATCCCGACCGGGTGACGCATCTGATTCTTTGCTCCACCCTTTATGGGGGTGCCACGGCTGCCCAGCCCGATCCGGAGACGCTCGCCTATCTGGCGGAGTATCAGGAAAGCGTGAGCGATGAGATCTCCCGGCTCGAGATCGCTTACGGAACAGCTCCCGGATTTGCCGAGCGGCACCCAGATCGCGTTGCCGCATTGGTGGAGTTCAAGCGACAGTCGCGGCCCCCCCGGTTTGCCTACTTCCGACAGTTGCTTTCCGCCGTAGGATACGTCAGTGAAGATCGGCTGCCTTCCCTGAGAATTCCGACTTTGATTATTGCGGGAAGCGAGGACCGCATCATTTCGCCTGACAATTCCAGGCGTCTCCACCAGATGATTCCAAACTCCCGGTTGAAGGTGTTTGCCAACGCCGGACACCACGTCCCCATCGAATATCCTGAGGAATTCAACCAGGCGGTGATTGAATTTCTGGATTCGACCCCCGTCGCCAGACGACCTGCAAGCTAG
- a CDS encoding carboxypeptidase regulatory-like domain-containing protein, with protein MSIRRMMISLLAVTLVLAGLAGSSLWAQATTGTLRGVVTDATGAVIPGVSVVLISESGERRALTTDATGNYVAALLRPGSYTAEFSLKGFTTKKIEGVKVAVTEVRDLDVQLEVSQTQETVTVTANADILQTSTPTEGRVIEESTIRQLPLPTRNFQQLLTLSPGTSASLSNNTELGRGDSNISVNGQRSTSNNVVVNGTEVNSPGTNSTPNVSVPAPDAIQEFIVQTSMYDASQGRNSGGNVAAVTKSGSNSFHGNVYEFLRNRVLNANDFFLNAKGRPRPILTRNQFGGTLGGPIVKDKTFFFFSYQGTRERNGASLNNSLTFPNIPSGLTNDRSDAALNALTAQFSAQLPPPNPAITLSPISRALLQAKLPNGQFAIPSAAGQGATATSLISTPLSGVSRFREDQININIDQALTANNKLSGKFFFSNTPQFQSLFSFVGSNPQQLPGYGGNIEFRNRVFSIADTHIFSSQVINEARFGFSRINGPSSPQEPFTNSQFGINNPLAAQFPGLATIQVLGLFSVGSTTLADQRSTTETFTWSDTLSYTRGRHLLKFGGDVRRYHVDFFFNFFSRGQINFNSFRDFLAGNIAFGLLGNGVPDRGMRATDLAWFVQDDFRVSDSLTINAGFRVGLNGGISEVRGRLVNFDVNAFAHNTLPCTIAKPCSPPNGFATLKPGDTLNPNDWNAAPRFGFAWKPSVGKNFVLRGGFGVYFDRFSTRIANLQIFNYPFDVVGLGLGSFANPFPNLTTLSFPINPATIPSPIPFSFGGIPLPTVRTPISGLYVDPNFRTPYVYQYNLGFQWEPLKNWLVDIGYVGSKGTKLINVFTFNQGASETAPFTGSGFSNNKALNGLQSAETTADAHYDSLQASVMKRFSSGLQFLASYTYSKSIDDVSGAATNELIGLPGDQQNRNSQRALSDFDRRNRFVLSGVYDLPKFYGGSSRFAKTVVNDWEISGIVTLQSGIPFSAVCASGSALFNRADLLSSGSVGLSGSVNDRLNRFFNTSVFSPTCTNTPPFGTSGRNIIIGPDQRNVDFSLIKFVPVSEKTKLEFRTEFFNVFNTVNFALPNNNTLVPGTFGTITSSSAGPRVIQFALKFSF; from the coding sequence ATGAGCATAAGAAGAATGATGATTTCCTTGCTGGCTGTGACGCTGGTTCTGGCAGGGCTAGCCGGCTCCTCACTGTGGGCGCAGGCGACCACAGGAACCCTGCGCGGGGTGGTGACCGACGCGACGGGCGCTGTCATCCCGGGTGTGAGCGTCGTCTTGATCTCCGAATCCGGGGAACGTCGTGCTTTGACGACGGATGCGACCGGAAATTATGTGGCGGCTCTGCTCCGCCCGGGATCGTACACCGCCGAATTTTCGCTGAAAGGGTTCACCACCAAGAAGATCGAAGGCGTCAAGGTGGCGGTCACGGAAGTGCGCGACCTCGACGTTCAACTGGAGGTGTCTCAAACTCAGGAAACCGTTACCGTAACGGCGAATGCGGACATCCTGCAGACTTCCACGCCAACCGAAGGCCGCGTCATCGAGGAATCCACCATCCGCCAGTTGCCGCTGCCCACCCGCAATTTCCAACAGTTGTTGACTCTTTCTCCCGGAACGAGCGCTTCGTTGTCGAACAATACCGAGCTCGGCCGAGGCGACTCCAACATCTCAGTGAACGGTCAGCGCAGCACCAGCAATAATGTGGTGGTAAACGGCACGGAGGTCAACAGTCCCGGGACGAACTCGACCCCGAACGTCTCGGTTCCAGCCCCAGATGCCATTCAAGAGTTCATTGTACAGACTTCCATGTACGATGCCTCCCAAGGTCGCAACAGCGGCGGTAATGTCGCTGCAGTCACCAAATCCGGCTCCAATTCATTCCATGGGAATGTGTATGAATTCCTGCGCAACCGGGTGTTGAACGCTAACGATTTCTTCCTCAACGCCAAGGGACGGCCTCGCCCGATTCTAACGCGCAATCAATTTGGCGGCACGCTGGGCGGTCCCATCGTTAAAGACAAGACCTTCTTCTTTTTCTCATACCAGGGAACGCGTGAGCGGAATGGGGCCTCCTTAAACAATAGTTTGACCTTCCCCAACATTCCCTCCGGCCTGACAAATGACCGGAGCGATGCCGCACTTAACGCGCTGACCGCTCAGTTTTCAGCACAGCTGCCCCCTCCAAACCCTGCAATCACACTTAGCCCCATTAGTCGCGCGCTCCTTCAGGCAAAATTGCCCAACGGTCAATTTGCGATCCCAAGTGCGGCTGGACAGGGAGCCACGGCGACGAGTTTGATCAGCACTCCCCTCAGCGGGGTGTCGCGATTCCGTGAAGATCAAATCAACATAAACATCGATCAAGCCCTGACGGCCAACAACAAACTCTCGGGCAAATTCTTTTTTTCGAACACCCCCCAATTTCAGTCCTTGTTCAGTTTTGTGGGCAGCAACCCCCAGCAGTTGCCAGGCTACGGCGGGAATATTGAGTTTCGTAACCGTGTATTTTCGATTGCTGATACGCACATCTTCAGCTCGCAGGTTATCAACGAAGCCCGCTTTGGATTCAGCCGTATCAACGGACCCTCGAGCCCGCAAGAGCCGTTTACCAATTCGCAGTTTGGGATCAACAATCCGCTCGCCGCTCAGTTCCCCGGTTTGGCAACGATCCAGGTGCTGGGCCTATTCTCAGTGGGCTCCACGACATTGGCCGACCAGCGATCGACAACCGAGACCTTTACTTGGTCGGACACCCTGTCTTATACGCGGGGGCGGCATCTCCTCAAGTTCGGAGGGGATGTTCGGCGGTATCATGTGGATTTCTTCTTCAACTTTTTCTCACGAGGCCAGATCAACTTTAATTCGTTCCGCGATTTTCTGGCGGGCAATATTGCCTTCGGGTTGCTAGGCAATGGTGTCCCCGACCGCGGGATGCGGGCGACGGATCTCGCCTGGTTTGTGCAGGACGATTTTCGCGTTTCTGACAGTTTGACAATCAATGCAGGATTCCGCGTGGGCCTCAACGGCGGCATCAGCGAAGTCCGTGGCCGACTGGTCAATTTTGATGTGAATGCGTTTGCCCACAACACATTGCCTTGCACCATTGCCAAGCCCTGCAGTCCGCCGAATGGTTTTGCGACCTTGAAGCCTGGAGACACCCTAAACCCGAACGACTGGAATGCTGCGCCGCGGTTTGGCTTTGCTTGGAAACCCTCAGTTGGCAAGAATTTCGTCCTTCGAGGGGGCTTCGGGGTTTACTTTGACCGTTTCTCCACGCGCATCGCCAACCTCCAGATATTCAATTATCCTTTTGACGTTGTCGGGCTGGGACTGGGATCGTTCGCAAATCCCTTTCCAAATTTGACGACCCTCTCTTTCCCGATTAACCCTGCAACGATTCCTTCGCCGATTCCATTCTCATTTGGCGGAATTCCACTCCCGACCGTTCGAACCCCCATCAGCGGACTCTATGTAGATCCAAATTTCCGCACCCCTTACGTCTATCAGTACAATCTTGGCTTCCAGTGGGAGCCATTGAAGAACTGGCTGGTTGATATTGGATATGTGGGTTCGAAAGGGACAAAGCTCATAAACGTATTCACTTTCAACCAGGGTGCCAGTGAAACGGCCCCGTTCACCGGTTCCGGCTTCTCGAATAACAAAGCCCTGAACGGGTTGCAGAGTGCCGAAACGACTGCGGACGCCCATTATGACTCGTTGCAGGCGAGTGTGATGAAGCGGTTCAGCAGTGGCCTTCAATTCCTTGCTTCTTACACTTATTCCAAGTCGATTGATGATGTATCGGGGGCGGCGACGAACGAACTGATCGGGCTGCCCGGGGATCAGCAGAACCGCAACTCACAGCGTGCTCTCTCCGACTTTGACCGCAGAAACCGCTTCGTTCTCAGCGGGGTGTACGATCTGCCCAAGTTCTATGGCGGGAGTTCACGATTTGCAAAGACGGTAGTCAATGACTGGGAAATCTCTGGAATTGTCACCCTCCAGTCGGGCATCCCATTCTCGGCAGTGTGCGCCTCTGGCTCGGCCCTTTTCAATCGGGCGGATCTTCTCTCCTCAGGATCGGTCGGGTTATCGGGCTCCGTCAACGATCGGCTCAATCGCTTTTTCAACACTTCGGTTTTCTCTCCCACGTGCACAAACACTCCACCGTTTGGGACGTCCGGACGCAACATCATCATCGGTCCTGATCAACGCAACGTCGATTTCAGCCTCATCAAATTCGTGCCGGTCAGCGAGAAAACGAAGCTCGAGTTCCGCACAGAGTTTTTCAATGTCTTCAACACGGTGAACTTCGCGCTCCCCAACAACAATACCCTCGTGCCCGGAACGTTTGGCACGATAACATCTTCCAGCGCAGGGCCCCGGGTTATCCAATTTGCATTGAAATTTTCTTTCTGA
- a CDS encoding TetR/AcrR family transcriptional regulator, protein MPKLHPTVIDANREKIEQVALRLFCAQGFHGTSMRQIAQRSRVSLGNIYNYYRTKDELFTSIVNHYAVVMNRERQKLLDSVDDPFEAGQVKAMARRIRDLVYRHGDFWLLMYVDVTEFGNRHFKKFFPGLTDLFRRQYAQEFAKGSRRRGKDRADPAVVFASMWMQFFNYFLVERLFRGSHHLGMNDEQVIDTFSDFYRRLQGC, encoded by the coding sequence ATGCCCAAGCTCCATCCCACGGTCATTGATGCGAATCGAGAAAAAATCGAACAGGTGGCGCTGAGATTGTTCTGCGCGCAGGGTTTTCACGGAACGTCCATGCGCCAGATCGCCCAGCGGTCCCGGGTGTCCCTCGGGAACATTTACAATTATTACCGGACGAAGGATGAACTGTTCACCTCGATCGTCAATCACTACGCGGTCGTGATGAACCGGGAGAGGCAGAAACTGCTCGATTCGGTCGACGATCCTTTCGAGGCAGGCCAGGTGAAGGCCATGGCCCGGAGGATCCGGGATCTGGTGTACCGGCACGGCGATTTCTGGTTGCTGATGTATGTGGACGTGACGGAATTCGGAAACCGGCATTTCAAGAAGTTTTTTCCGGGGTTGACGGACCTCTTCCGGCGGCAGTACGCCCAGGAATTTGCAAAAGGGAGTCGCCGACGAGGAAAGGACCGGGCGGATCCGGCCGTCGTCTTCGCCTCCATGTGGATGCAGTTTTTTAATTATTTCCTGGTGGAGCGACTGTTTCGCGGCTCGCATCACCTGGGAATGAATGACGAGCAGGTGATTGACACATTTTCGGATTTCTACAGGCGGCTTCAGGGCTGTTGA
- the murA gene encoding UDP-N-acetylglucosamine 1-carboxyvinyltransferase, whose amino-acid sequence MDQLRIGGGTPLRGTVTIGGAKNAALPAMAAALLTPEEVRLENLPHVWDIRTLRRLLEVMGAEISAREDLAAHRCSIRAERLSSLEAPYDLVKTMRASVLVLGPLVARFGHARVSLPGGCAIGARPIDLHIKALRKLGARISTSHGYVVAKADSLHGADIYFDKITVTGTENIMMAATLAKGKTTLRNVAREPEIVDLAALLIAMGARIEGAGTDTILIEGVESLHGATHQIIPDRIEAGTFLIAAAITGGDVTLRNCNASHLTSVVGKLIEAGVRIEIPDSTTIHYCNHTSVRAVDLTTYEYPGFATDLQAQFMALMTQAQGSSIITETIFENRFLHALELIRMGADISIDGRRAIVRGPTPLSGANVIASDLRASASLVLAALAAQGETVIDRIYHLDRGYEQIEEKLSALGAKVERLTSA is encoded by the coding sequence ATGGATCAACTTCGGATTGGGGGTGGCACTCCTCTTCGGGGGACGGTGACGATCGGTGGGGCGAAGAACGCCGCGCTTCCAGCCATGGCTGCGGCACTTCTGACTCCGGAAGAGGTCCGCCTCGAGAATCTGCCTCACGTGTGGGACATTCGAACGCTCCGGCGGCTCCTCGAAGTCATGGGGGCTGAGATCTCCGCCCGCGAAGATCTGGCCGCCCACCGCTGTTCGATCCGCGCTGAACGACTCTCCTCCCTGGAAGCCCCCTACGACCTCGTCAAGACCATGCGCGCCTCCGTGCTCGTCCTGGGACCGCTGGTCGCCCGCTTTGGCCATGCCCGGGTCTCCTTGCCGGGAGGGTGTGCCATCGGCGCCCGGCCCATCGATCTGCATATCAAGGCGTTGCGGAAGCTCGGAGCCAGAATTTCCACTTCTCACGGCTACGTGGTGGCCAAGGCCGACTCCCTGCATGGAGCGGACATCTATTTCGATAAAATCACCGTCACCGGGACCGAAAATATCATGATGGCGGCGACGCTGGCCAAAGGCAAGACCACCTTGCGGAATGTGGCGCGCGAGCCTGAAATTGTGGACCTAGCCGCTCTCTTGATCGCGATGGGGGCCCGGATTGAGGGCGCGGGAACAGACACGATCCTCATCGAAGGGGTCGAATCCCTCCACGGGGCCACCCACCAGATTATTCCGGATCGCATCGAAGCCGGCACTTTCCTGATCGCGGCCGCCATCACGGGAGGCGACGTGACCCTCCGCAATTGCAACGCTTCCCACCTGACCTCGGTGGTGGGAAAACTCATTGAAGCCGGGGTACGCATTGAGATCCCCGATTCCACCACCATCCATTACTGCAATCATACCTCGGTGCGGGCCGTGGATCTGACCACGTATGAGTATCCCGGCTTTGCCACCGATCTGCAGGCCCAGTTCATGGCCCTGATGACGCAGGCTCAAGGCAGTTCCATCATCACGGAAACGATCTTTGAAAACCGCTTCCTGCATGCCTTGGAGCTCATCCGGATGGGGGCCGATATTTCCATCGATGGCCGCCGCGCTATCGTTCGCGGACCAACCCCCTTGAGCGGCGCCAACGTGATCGCCTCCGATCTGCGCGCCTCTGCCTCCCTGGTGCTCGCTGCCCTCGCAGCCCAGGGAGAGACCGTGATCGACCGCATTTACCATCTTGACCGCGGTTATGAACAGATTGAGGAGAAACTTTCCGCTTTGGGGGCAAAGGTAGAACGGTTGACAAGCGCTTAG
- a CDS encoding ATP-binding cassette domain-containing protein, giving the protein MSETDQSMLRVEGETPFIQFEHVYKSFDEKKVLIDVSFDLRKGETLAILGRSGVGKSVTLMHMVGFMKPDRGKINVKGQDIVAMDERQLTSLRRCISLVFQSGGLFDSLSVAENVTFAVNEKHPLSDEETRREAIRFLKMVDLEDLVDLYPKDLSTGHKRCVAIARALAAEPEAILYDEPTTMVDPIQSQLVARLIQRLHDQYKLTAVVVTHDLKLTRRVAERVVLLEEGRVHFLGTRDEFFASRDPLVHEFVMRDHVVALEAGTL; this is encoded by the coding sequence ATGAGTGAAACGGATCAGTCAATGTTGAGGGTTGAGGGCGAGACCCCCTTCATACAGTTCGAGCACGTCTACAAGTCCTTCGACGAAAAGAAGGTCCTGATCGACGTGTCCTTCGACCTGCGCAAAGGGGAGACCCTGGCGATCCTGGGTCGCAGCGGGGTGGGCAAGAGTGTGACCCTGATGCACATGGTGGGATTCATGAAGCCCGACCGGGGCAAGATCAACGTCAAGGGGCAGGACATCGTGGCCATGGATGAGCGGCAGTTGACCTCGTTGCGACGGTGTATCTCGCTGGTGTTCCAGTCGGGAGGCTTATTTGATTCCCTGTCGGTTGCAGAAAACGTAACCTTCGCCGTGAATGAAAAACATCCCCTCAGCGATGAGGAGACGCGACGCGAAGCCATCCGGTTCTTGAAGATGGTGGACCTTGAGGATCTCGTGGACCTTTACCCGAAGGACCTGTCCACCGGCCATAAACGCTGTGTCGCGATCGCCCGGGCCCTGGCAGCGGAGCCGGAGGCCATCCTCTATGACGAGCCGACCACCATGGTCGATCCAATCCAATCGCAGCTCGTCGCTCGGCTGATTCAACGCCTCCATGATCAATACAAATTGACCGCGGTCGTGGTCACGCATGATTTGAAATTGACCCGGCGAGTGGCGGAGCGGGTGGTCCTTCTGGAGGAGGGTCGCGTCCATTTTCTCGGGACACGCGACGAGTTCTTTGCGTCACGCGATCCGCTCGTCCACGAATTCGTGATGCGCGATCACGTGGTGGCGCTCGAGGCCGGTACGTTGTAG
- a CDS encoding molybdenum cofactor guanylyltransferase, translating into MASIYPIAGFLLAGGRSSRMGEDKALIEVSGQTLMARSVGLLKSVCESCTLIGPKERYASLGLDVEIIEDAVEPCGPLGGILTGLRHSKHEYALFLACDLPFMTERFLRYLVGAAMVEKPDIAVPVDGSGEYQPLCTVYSRACLPAVESSIAAKRYKVSSFYDSLGKLRVIGTGEIRHFSPDFKIFTNVNTPEELLAARKES; encoded by the coding sequence ATGGCATCCATTTATCCCATAGCAGGCTTTCTGCTGGCCGGTGGAAGAAGCTCCCGGATGGGTGAAGACAAGGCCTTGATCGAGGTGAGCGGACAAACCTTGATGGCGCGTTCGGTGGGACTTTTGAAATCGGTGTGCGAAAGCTGCACATTGATAGGGCCGAAGGAGCGGTACGCCAGTCTGGGTCTGGACGTCGAGATCATTGAAGACGCGGTGGAGCCGTGCGGTCCCCTGGGGGGAATTCTCACGGGGCTGCGTCACTCGAAGCACGAGTACGCCCTTTTTCTTGCCTGTGATTTGCCATTCATGACGGAGAGATTTCTCCGCTATCTGGTAGGCGCTGCCATGGTCGAAAAGCCCGACATCGCCGTGCCGGTGGACGGGTCAGGAGAATACCAACCGCTCTGCACGGTGTATTCCCGGGCTTGCCTACCCGCGGTGGAATCCTCGATTGCGGCCAAGCGGTACAAGGTGAGCTCTTTTTATGATTCCCTCGGGAAGTTGCGGGTCATCGGCACGGGTGAAATCAGGCACTTCTCTCCTGATTTCAAGATTTTTACAAACGTAAATACTCCCGAAGAACTGCTGGCTGCAAGAAAAGAAAGTTGA
- a CDS encoding thiolase family protein has product MLKPIYIAAYHQSKFGKLMGMTVPEIVRNSVEGVCQAIGVEASSLDVGSIGAACNFSLNKQGLLAGLMASVPGMEGKPIEAVENACATGGQAILSVIQKLQLGLGEVGAAVGYEKMRDAEGKMDGKLIGEVLGYFSHPDEREGKVFIFPHIFAEVMHCYMKVHQVSEEALAQIAVNEYGNARHNPYAQMQRVQITLDQAMKIEGINRYVVEGLPLKTYDCSQITDGYAAMILATEEGLKRLGVPRSSCVEIAGYAQATDPLKKEGRDVLKPAGAFAAMGKAYAMARITPSDVNVAEIHDCFTVMGAIGTEVIGKAAYGKGAQYWVEGKARVDGECGINTSGGLIAKGHPVGATGVAMVGWAAQQLLGKVPAELQVKNAKAAATFNIGGPICASVCTVLKPAA; this is encoded by the coding sequence ATGTTAAAACCCATTTACATTGCGGCGTACCATCAATCAAAGTTCGGGAAGCTTATGGGCATGACGGTCCCTGAGATCGTCAGGAATTCTGTCGAGGGGGTGTGCCAGGCGATCGGGGTGGAAGCCTCGAGCTTGGATGTGGGCTCCATAGGCGCGGCCTGTAATTTCTCGCTGAACAAGCAGGGACTCTTGGCCGGGCTGATGGCGAGCGTCCCCGGAATGGAAGGAAAACCGATCGAAGCGGTCGAAAACGCCTGTGCCACCGGTGGTCAGGCGATTCTTTCGGTCATCCAGAAGCTCCAACTGGGACTGGGTGAAGTGGGCGCCGCTGTGGGGTATGAAAAAATGCGCGATGCCGAAGGGAAAATGGATGGCAAGCTCATCGGGGAGGTTCTGGGATACTTTTCGCATCCTGACGAGCGGGAGGGAAAGGTTTTCATTTTTCCTCACATCTTTGCGGAAGTTATGCACTGCTATATGAAGGTTCACCAGGTCAGCGAGGAAGCCCTGGCCCAGATCGCGGTGAATGAGTATGGAAACGCCAGGCACAATCCCTATGCCCAAATGCAGAGAGTCCAGATAACTCTGGATCAGGCCATGAAGATCGAAGGGATCAACCGCTATGTCGTCGAGGGTCTCCCGTTGAAGACCTACGACTGCTCCCAGATTACAGACGGTTATGCGGCCATGATCCTGGCGACTGAAGAAGGACTGAAGAGACTGGGCGTCCCCCGTTCAAGCTGCGTTGAAATCGCCGGATACGCCCAAGCCACGGATCCCCTCAAAAAAGAGGGGCGTGATGTTCTCAAGCCGGCGGGTGCCTTCGCGGCGATGGGAAAAGCCTATGCCATGGCGCGGATCACTCCATCGGATGTGAACGTGGCCGAGATTCATGATTGCTTCACCGTCATGGGCGCCATCGGGACTGAAGTGATCGGCAAGGCCGCCTATGGCAAAGGGGCCCAATACTGGGTCGAAGGCAAAGCGAGGGTGGATGGGGAGTGCGGGATCAACACTTCGGGCGGACTCATCGCCAAGGGTCACCCGGTCGGAGCGACCGGCGTGGCGATGGTCGGTTGGGCTGCGCAACAACTTCTCGGCAAGGTTCCAGCGGAATTGCAGGTGAAGAATGCGAAGGCCGCTGCCACATTCAACATCGGCGGACCCATTTGCGCGTCCGTGTGCACTGTCCTGAAGCCAGCGGCGTGA
- a CDS encoding long-chain fatty acid--CoA ligase, with the protein MISADILGERSRLTPEKTALVYVPTQERFTYRELNERSIRCGRLLLEGCGLKKGDRVGILAHNRVEFLEAFFAAGKTGLVLVPLNTHLTPYELEFIIRESELSAFLFGGDLSDTVDQLRRKVILKHWISLDEPRNAGDTSYRKATETLEPSGWVGPRCDPEDLYCLLYTSGTTGQPKGVMIPHRMVAWNGYNTAISWQLREEDVAPIFTPLYHAGGLGVFLVPLFVIGGTIVLHRGFDASEVWRTIGKEKCTVVFGVPTIFKMLLEAPEYSHIDLAHVRWFISGGAPLPRYIIDAYQERGVIFKQGYGLTEVGVNCFSMTLEESVRKAGSIGKPMMLTEARLVDGEGRITPAGEVGELLLRGPHVSLGYWNNPDATAAALDKEGWFHTSDLVKCDEEGFFYIAGRKKDMIISGGVNIYPAEIEGELLLHPEIKDAAVIGVPDPTWGEVGVAFLVVREGWAVSSEGLSRFLATRLAKYKIPKEFIYTETLPRTPYGKVVKSELQERYLHERNGKSLGH; encoded by the coding sequence ATGATTTCCGCTGATATCCTCGGAGAACGGTCTCGTCTCACCCCTGAGAAAACAGCGCTAGTGTATGTTCCGACTCAAGAACGATTCACCTACCGGGAGTTGAATGAGCGATCAATTCGCTGCGGCCGGCTGTTGCTCGAAGGGTGCGGATTGAAAAAGGGGGATCGGGTGGGAATCCTGGCCCACAATCGGGTCGAGTTTCTGGAGGCCTTCTTTGCCGCCGGGAAGACAGGCCTCGTTCTGGTTCCGCTCAACACGCACCTTACGCCTTACGAGCTGGAATTCATCATTCGCGAGAGCGAATTGAGTGCTTTCCTCTTCGGGGGAGATCTCTCAGACACGGTCGATCAACTCCGAAGGAAAGTAATCCTGAAGCATTGGATCTCCCTGGATGAACCGCGGAATGCAGGGGATACAAGTTACAGGAAGGCGACCGAGACCCTGGAGCCTTCTGGTTGGGTTGGACCGCGTTGCGACCCGGAGGACCTTTATTGCCTGCTGTATACCAGCGGCACGACCGGACAACCCAAAGGCGTCATGATTCCGCATCGTATGGTGGCCTGGAATGGCTATAACACCGCAATTTCCTGGCAGCTTCGAGAGGAGGATGTGGCGCCTATTTTCACCCCACTGTATCACGCTGGAGGTCTGGGGGTGTTCCTGGTTCCTCTTTTTGTGATCGGGGGGACCATCGTCCTCCACCGTGGATTCGATGCCTCCGAGGTCTGGCGGACGATCGGAAAGGAGAAATGTACGGTCGTGTTTGGGGTCCCGACCATTTTCAAAATGTTATTGGAAGCCCCCGAGTATTCACACATCGATCTCGCACATGTGCGCTGGTTCATAAGCGGTGGAGCTCCGTTGCCTCGCTACATTATTGACGCATACCAGGAGCGGGGGGTCATCTTCAAGCAAGGTTACGGCCTGACTGAGGTGGGAGTGAATTGCTTTTCGATGACCCTCGAGGAGTCGGTCCGGAAGGCAGGTTCCATTGGTAAGCCGATGATGTTGACTGAGGCAAGACTGGTCGATGGGGAAGGGCGCATCACCCCTGCGGGGGAAGTGGGGGAACTGCTCCTTCGGGGCCCTCACGTGAGCCTGGGGTATTGGAATAATCCCGATGCCACGGCTGCAGCCCTCGACAAGGAAGGGTGGTTCCATACGAGCGATCTGGTGAAGTGTGATGAGGAGGGGTTCTTCTACATCGCCGGCCGCAAGAAGGACATGATCATCAGCGGCGGGGTCAATATCTATCCCGCTGAGATCGAAGGAGAACTGCTTCTCCATCCTGAAATCAAGGATGCCGCGGTGATCGGAGTGCCTGACCCCACCTGGGGAGAGGTCGGCGTGGCCTTCCTGGTCGTTCGCGAGGGATGGGCCGTCTCCAGCGAGGGGTTGTCCCGCTTTCTCGCAACTCGCCTTGCGAAGTACAAAATTCCCAAGGAATTCATCTATACGGAGACGCTTCCTCGTACGCCTTATGGAAAGGTCGTGAAATCAGAACTGCAGGAGCGCTATCTACACGAGAGAAATGGGAAATCGCTGGGCCACTGA